A single window of Anopheles moucheti chromosome 2, idAnoMoucSN_F20_07, whole genome shotgun sequence DNA harbors:
- the LOC128297743 gene encoding pendrin-like codes for MPHPRSSNGAANPAYSRDGNETPERAGGRRSRPKISQVIVTRPHYQQEDLNNAFNYFKPKSSFYQEAMESMREMDTKTCVTGLFPIFKWLPEYSFPSDFIGDLISGLTVGVMHIPQGMGYALIANMPPITGIYTAFFPVLIYFLLGTSRHNSMGTLAVVSIMTGKVVYNHSGAGSNYTNLEVGTALCFLVGIIQLVMCLLRMGAASFLLSEALVSGFTTGAAVYVFTSQMKDILGVTLPPLGSRFEIVYTYYELGKRIPDTNLVNLGMAIVAIIILLINNEIIKPRLAKLCIIPIPIQLILVVSGTLLSIQFNLKENYGLKVVGTIPQGLPAPKLPNFDIIPEILMESITVAIVGYTVSVSLGIIFAKKEHYEIGFNQELLALGAGNVFGSFFSCYPFAASLSRAAIQYLAGGKTQITGLVSCSLLAVVLLFVASFFQPLPRCILASIIAVSVQGLLMQSRDLPKFWRQGFFDGVTWILTFLSVVFISIDVGLLVGFALSVSSIFFRALKPYMCQMGNVPNSDVYLDITRYEGLIEHRGIKIIHYSGGLHFASRAVFKNNICQFLNINLTEETKRRKAPNFIEMDDAIKFLILDFTALSYIDPSAISTFKTFVKELEVVDIQTLLAGCSPLVFEKMKKCNFIGGEEQYVRTYPTIHDAVHYAQKQLRLRAGVVSQMIQEVRL; via the exons ATGCCACATCCTCGCAGCTCCAACGGGGCTGCAAATCCTGCCTATAGTCGTGATGGCAACGAAACGCCAGAAAGGGCTGGTGGCCGACGTTCGAGGCCCAAAATATCGCAGGTTATTGTCACCCGTCCACATTACCAACAGGAGGATCTCAACAATGCCTTCAATTACTTCAAACCGAAGTCCAGTTTCTACCAGGAAGCAATGGAAAGCATGCGCGAAATGGACACCAAAACGTGTGTTACGGGGTTATTTCCGATCTTCAAATGGCTTCCTGAGTATTCGTTTCCTAGCGATTTTATTGGAGACCTCATCAGTGGCTTAACGGTCGGTGTGATGCACATACCACAGGGAATGGGGTATGCGCTTATAGCTAACATGCCTCCAATCACCGGAATCTATACAGCATTCTTCCCCGTATTAATTTACTTCTTGCTGGGCACGTCGAGACATAATTCCATGG GTACATTGGCCGTAGTTTCTATCATGACCGGCAAAGTTGTCTACAATCACTCTGGCGCGGGTTCTAACTACACCAACCTGGAGGTCGGAACGGCATTGTGTTTTTTAGTCGGTATAATACAG CTTGTAATGTGTCTTCTCAGGATGGGTGCCGCCTCATTTTTACTGTCCGAAGCATTGGTGTCCGGGTTCACCACCGGTGCGGCAGTATACGTGTTTACATCGCAAATGAAGGACATTTTAGGTGTTACACTTCCGCCGCTGGGTAGTAgatttgaaattgtttat ACTTATTACGAGCTTGGAAAAAGAATACCTGATACAAATTTGGTGAATTTAGGCATGGCGATTGTTGCCATCATTATACTGCTGATCAATAATGAAATCATTAAG cCACGCCTAGCCAAACTGTGCATCATTCCAATCCCGATTCAGCTCATTCTCGTTGTCAGTGGTACTCTGTTATCGATTCAGTTTAAtctaaaagaaaattatggaTTAAAAGTAGTTGGAACAATTCCTCAAGGGCTGCCGG CACCGAAACTTCCTAATTTCGACATTATACCAGAAATTCTAATGGAAAGCATTACAGTGGCGATCGTTGGTTACACCGTATCTGTATCGTTGGGAATCATATTTGCCAAGAAAGAGCACTATGAAATCGGCTTTAACCAGGAACTGCTGGCACTGGGGGCAGGCAATGTATTCGGATCGTTCTTCTCGTGCTACCCATTTGCAGCATCATTGTCCCGTGCTGCGATCCAGTATTTGGCAGGTGGAAAAACGCAAATTACTGGTCTCGTTTCATGCAGTTTACTTGCGGTAGTGTTATTGTTCGTAGCATCGTTTTTCCAACCCTTGCCCCGGTGTATTCTAGCCAGTATTATTGCCGTATCGGTGCAAGGCTTGTTAATGCAATCTAGAGATCTACCAAAGTTCTGGCGACAGGGATTCTTCGATGGCGTTACTTGGATACTTACCTTTCTGTCAGTGGTGTTTATATCGATTGACGTTGGTTTGTTGGTTGGATTTGCACTCAGCGTCTCCAGCATCTTTTTCCGAGCACTCAAACCGTACATGTGCCAGATGGGTAATGTGCCCAATTCGGATGTATACTTGGACATAACTCGCTACGAAGGG TTGATCGAGCATCGCGGTATCAAGATCATACATTACAGCGGTGGACTCCATTTTGCATCACGTGCCGTGTTCAAAAACAACATCTGCCAGTTTCTTAATATAAATCTAACCGAAGAAACGAAACGACGCAAAGCTCCAAATTTCATAGAAATGGACGATGCCATCAAGTTCCTAATACTCGACTTTACTGCCCTCAGCTATATCGACCCTTCTGCCATCtcaacttttaaaacattcgTGAAGGAACTGGAAGTAGTCGATATACAAACTCTGCTCGCCGGTTGTTCACCGTTGGTGTttgaaaagatgaagaaatgcAACTTTATCGGTGGCGAGGAACAATACGTTCGCACTTATCCTACTATTCACGATGCCGTCCATTACGCCCAGAAGCAGTTGAGATTGCGAGCTGGCGTTGTGTCGCAAATGATTCAAGAAGTACGTTTGTAA
- the LOC128296782 gene encoding uncharacterized protein K02A2.6-like, translated as MENGEPSRGGHSEQQQNGVPNAESNWIQEIFRQQQISLHQQQEAFLHQQEQLVTKVLATMNVRQQSGSEQIIDALANHVKEFRYNPDDRVLFAGWFTRYGSLFEEDAKQLDEAARVRLLLRKLGIVEHERYVSHILPSKPNDFDFAATVDKLKKLFGSPSSEMERRYKCLNLVKTKLEDFVAYSCRVNKAVVESELGGLSEEELKCLLFVCGLKEECYADVRTRLLSRLEDKRVTNLSQMTDECKRLVQLQLKDEAIPVFRPKRPVAYAMLQAVNEELQRLEERGIIARVEHSEWAAPIVVVRKANGSIRIYGDYSTGLNNALMAHQYPLPLPEDIFTSLSNCTVFSQLDLSDAFLQVEVDEKCRELLTVNTHRGLFKYNRLPPGVKAAPGAFQQLMDTMVAGLVGVAVYLDDIVIGGKDMADHDKNLHAVLQKIQEYGFTLRAEKCSFRKSQIKYLGHLLDAKGLRPDPEKISAIIKLQPPTDVSGVR; from the exons ATGGAGAACGGGGAACCATCGCGGGGCGGCCATAGTGAACAGCAACAGAATGGCGTCCCCAATGCGGAAAGTAACTGGATTCAGGAGATTTTTCGGCAGCAGCAGATATCCTTACACCAGCAGCAAGAAGCATTTTTGCACCAGCAAGAGCAGTTAGTAACCAAAGTGCTTGCGACTATGAATGTGCGGCAGCAATCAGGATCGGAGCAAATCATCGATGCGTTGGCGAATCATGTTAAAGAGTTCCGTTATAATCCGGATGATCGTGTACTATTTGCCGGATGGTTTACTCGCTACGGCAGTTTGTTCGAAGAGGACGCGAAGCAGCTGGACGAAGCCGCTCGTGTGCGACTGTTGTTGAGGAAGCTTGGGATCGTGGAACATGAGAGATACGTCTCACACATACTGCCATCGAAGCCGAATGATTTTGATTTTGCGGCGACTGTTGACAAGCTGAAGAAGCTGTTTGGTTCACCGAGCTCTGAGATGGAAAGGCGTTATAAATGCCTTAATCTTGTGAAAACGAAGCTGGAGGATTTTGTAGCATACTCGTGTCGCGTAAATAAGGCTGTAGTTGAATCGGAGCTTGGCGGATTATCAGAAGAGGAGCtgaaatgtttattgtttgtgtgcggACTAAAGGAGGAATGTTATGCTGATGTGCGTACTCGACTGTTAAGCCGATTGGAGGACAAACGAGTGACTAACCTTAGTCAAATGACTGACGAATGCAAGAGATTG GTTCAACTCCAGCTGAAGGATGAAGCTATTCCTGTGTTCCGGCCCAAGCGACCAGTTGCATACGCGATGTTACAGGCTGTAAATGAAGAGCTTCAACGCTTAGAGGAACGAGGAATAATCGCACGTGTGGAGCATTCAGAGTGGGCAGCTCCCATCGTGGTTGTACGAAAAGCGAACGGAAGTATAAGGATCTACGGTGACTATTCCACAGGCCTTAATAATGCGCTGATGGCGCATCAATATCCGTTACCTCTTCCAGAAGATATATTTACTAGCTTGAGCAACTGTACGGTATTCAGCCAGCTTGACCTCTCCGATGCATTTCTTCAAGTAGAGGTGGATGAAAAGTGTCGTGAGCTTTTAACCGTAAATACCCATCGCGGGTTATTCAAATATAACCGATTACCACCAGGTGTAAAAGCTGCGCCGGGAGCGTTCCAGCAATTGATGGACACAATGGTGGCTGGTTTGGTTGGAGTAGCGGTCTACCTAGACGATATTGTTATAGGAGGAAAGGATATGGCAGATCATGATAAGAATCTTCATGCAGTATTACAGAAGATTCAAGAGTACGGGTTCACTTTGCGAGCAGAAAAATGCAGTTTTCGCAAGTCCCAGATTAAATATTTGGGTCATTTGCTTGACGCTAAAGGATTGCGTCCAGACCCGGAGAAGATCAGTGCCATTATCAAGCTGCAACCACCAACTGACGTCTCGGGAGTGCG ATAA
- the LOC128297083 gene encoding uncharacterized protein LOC128297083 isoform X1, giving the protein MNMETTHLVTEFITHTGANTQDAVSCLKSWEWDLKKALIDYNDTSTTEYFNNKINENEDRMKAHSSASTSTPQLYGSASTSSMLPSATTRSMLTSGTFSKNQRQQQPLHTQHIHESQYSYVTNGSVIGSKNTTFGESNRISNSSSNNITTVQMQSLSAAKSHRNSQYSHFNNSGSSSTGVSMVGNVNPESCSSNSGMNYTSVLQTPIVHLKPMLKKADSIDIFDSKKLERGISRATENVTLVSRARQEFEMDFHAHIHEQNDKNLNFIDTPDYTFTLPDLTKYTDDFRKFLEKDLIENSTLNSLETTNRLNWWYESGACRKLWPLATTGDGNCLLHAASLAMWGFHDRRLTLRRTLHDILSKEEFREALYRRWRFQQTRVNKQAGFVFCETEWAKEWEEIVAIASPEPRRNSKSTGPSRRRSLLIEKNFDALTGGTSSTLASDREDENATYESLEEIHVLALAHILRRTIIVVSDVFLRDINGEAFSPIPFGGVYLPFEVPSNECHRAPLLLAYDMAHFSALVAMEASNDSPPALIPLVDETNQLLPIQFCIDPGKDFNWREYDGSDGNWILTDREHIALLKEYLDIVHATGIESPDDEIYYDDYSDDEYEKKLAEGEIVFASDENYNHNVGTTSMATVSTTASSTVTPIAGGTITSMTASNQSLPASGSGKDAGSKSKAAKQLQSVAKQFGSIGKSMSRKLRKNIGSITRIGSKNSHSGNSAGGANGKKSHYNDKSHYRNEYPRFRILCAQLKSRRHEYQEEMIRNYLECAQERYLEAEKMRDRKEIERLTKYVAEVGQFRDHELEYGGDGGVTELSEVDGGGPVHCINAGCLNYGTAATSYMCLECYAMQCKRESSNPKCDIDSTDYTLRYGTGKSKFYAEADMDAHDRIQKLPSARRLNDLDQTLYLSRSTFYNDTKPDDIPLPTASTYKQAGLEQSSNATGLIRQNSQPVQLQHHLHYHHQQQQHHQSHYHKGEEVNKPSHQHQHTASAACMEYPLSAKPPTGPSSSGTTTFSSSGIVATVYSPGGSGHSGSHSTNIPYTRAGALCVVNLPPVSSSADSTDTGVTGLFGSSHNGITGTAHGSSASTNEAIRSLHPFSSSSSSSSIGVGVGNGGHQTTQPIVNSSHYGKNQLCRTEGCKFYGSINTNFYCSKCCQEYNI; this is encoded by the exons ATGAACATGGAGACTACTCATTTGGTCACGGAATTCATCACCCATACTGGAGCTAATACACAAGACGCTGTCAGCTGTTTGAAATCTTGGGAATGGGATTTGAAGAAAGCGCTAATCGATTACAATG ATACTTCGACTACGGAATATTTCAACAACAagataaatgaaaatgaagatcGAATGAAAGCACACTCATCTGCATCCACATCAACGCCACAATTGTACGGATCAGCTTCCACTTCTTCAATGCTGCCGTCAGCAACAACGAGATCGATGCTAACATCGGGTACATTTAGTAAAAATCAACGCCAGCAACAACCGCTACACACGCAACATATTCATGAATCACAATATTCATACGTTACTAACGGAAGTGTGATCGGAAGCAAAAACACCACATTTGGTGAAAGCAACAGAATTAGcaatagcagcagcaataaCATTACGACCGTGCAAATGCAATCTCTATCTGCGGCGAAATCGCATCGTAATTCACAGTATAGCCATTTTAACAATTCCGGGTCTTCGTCCACCGGGGTTTCTATGGTGGGGAATGTGAATCCTGagagctgcagcagcaacagtggaaTGAACTACACGTCCGTTTTACAGACCCCGATTGTACATCTGAAGCCAATGCTCAAGAAAGCCGATTCGATTGATATTTTTGATA GCAAGAAATTGGAACGGGGAATTTCACGTGCTACCGAAAATGTAACATTGGTCTCGCGCGCCAGGCAAGAGTTTGAGATGGATTTTCACGCCCACATTCACGAGCAGAATGataaaaatttgaattttatcgATACACCGGATTATACGTTCACCCTGCCCGACCTTACAAAGTATACGGATGATTTTCG CAAATTTCTCGAAAAAGATCTTATTGAAAATTCAACTCTCAACTCATTGGAAACTACAAACCGACTGAACTGGTGGTATGAATCAGGAGCCTGCCGTAAACTTTGGCCGCTGGCGACTACAGGTGATGGCAACTGCCTGCTGCACGCGGCCTCATTGGCTATGTGGGGCTTTCACGATCGTCGTTTGACGTTGCGTCGTACGCTGCATGACATTTTATCGAAGGAAGAATTTCGCGAAGCACTATACCGACGGTGGCGATTCCAGCAAACGCGTGTCAATAAGCAGGCGGGATTTGTGTTCTGTGAAACCGAGTGGGCTAAAGAGTGGGAGGAAATTGTGGCCATTGCTTCCCCAGAACCTAGGCGCAATTCCAAGAGCACCGGTCCCTCCCGTCGACGATCACTGTTGATCGAAAAAAACTTCGACGCTCTAACTGGTGGAACAAGTTCAACGCTAGCCAGCGATCGAGAAGACGAAAATGCCACATATGAAAGTTTGGAAGAGATTCATGTACTAGCACTAGCGCATATACTTCGACGCACGATTATCGTGGTTTCCGATGTATTTCTTAGGGACATTAATGGGGAAGCATTTTCACCTATACCGTTTGGGGGTGTCTATTTGCCCTTCGAAGTACCATCCAATGAATGCCACCGAGCTCCATTGCTGCTCGCATACGATATGGCACATTTTTCGGCGTTAGTAGCAATGGAAGCAAGTAACGATAGTCCACCCGCGTTAATACCACTAGTGGATGAAACGAATCAACTGCTTCCGATTCAGTTTTGTATTGACCCTGGGAAGGATTTCAATTGGCGGGAATACGATGGAAGTGATGGAAACTGGATTCTTACTGATCGTGAGCATATAGCACTGTTGAAAGAATATCTGGACATTGTGCATGCCACCGGTATTGAAAGTCCTGACGATGAAATCTACTACGATGATTACTCTGATGACGagtatgaaaaaaaacttgCAGAAGGAGAAATAGTTTTTGCATCCGACGAGAATTACAATCATAACGTTGGTACAACATCGATGGCGACAGTAAGCACAACTGCATCCTCGACGGTGACACCAATTGCTGGAGGAACAATAACTTCCATGACTGCTTCGAACCAATCATTACCGGCTAGTGGCAGTGGGAAAGATGCTGGAAGTAAAagcaaagcagcaaaacaGCTCCAAAGTGTTGCAAAACAATTTGGCAGTATCGGTAAATCAATGAGTCGAAAGCTTCGTAAAAACATTGGTTCGATTACACGAATCGGTAGTAAGAATAGCCACAGCGGTAACAGCGCCGGAGGTGCCAATGGCAAAAAGTCTCATTATAATGATAAAAGTCATTATCGTAACGAATATCCGCGGTTTCGAATTTTGTGTGCACAACTAAAGTCTCGCCGCCATGAGTATCAGGAGGAGATGATAAGAAATTACCTTGAGTGTGCTCAAGAACGATATCTTGAAGCGGAAAAGATGCGCGATCGAAAAGAAATCGAGCGTCTTACGAAATACGTCGCCGAGGTAGGACAGTTTCGTGACCATGAGCTTGAATACGGCGGTGATGGAGGTGTCACTGAGCTGTCCGAAGTTGATGGAGGTGGGCCGGTTCATTGTATTAATGCTGGCTGTTTGAATTATGGTACCGCTGCGACCAGTTATATGTGCCTAGAATgctatgcaatgcaatgcaaaagagAGTCATCTAACCCGAAATGTGACATCGATTCGACGGATTACACCCTTCGCTATGGTACGGGTAAGTCCAAATTTTATGCTGAAGCTGACATGGATGCGCACGATAGAATACAAAAACTACCCTCTGCAAGGCGCTTGAATGATCTCGATCAAACGCTCTACTTGTCACGCTCCACGTTCTACAATGATACAAAACCGGACGATATCCCCTTACCTACAGCCTCTACTTACAAACAAGCTGGTTTGGAACAGTCATCTAATGCGACTGGGCTTATCCGACAAAATTCTCAGCCGGTACAGCTTCAGCATCACCTCcattaccaccaccagcaacaacaacaccatcaGTCCCATTATCATAAGGGAGAAGAAGTGAATAAACCGtcacatcagcatcagcacaCAGCTTCTGCTGCGTGCATGGAATATCCTCTCAGTGCCAAACCACCAACCGGTCCATCTTCATCTGGTACGACGACGTTCAGCTCTAGTGGCATTGTAGCCACTGTATATTCACCGGGAGGAAGTGGACATAGCGGTAGTCATAGTACGAACATACCTTACACACGTGCCGGAGCATTGTGTGTGGTAAATCTTCCCCCAGTGTCTAGCTCCGCTGATTCTACAGACACTGGAGTTACTGGGCTGTTTGGGAGCTCTCATAATGGTATAACAGGTACTGCACATGGGTCATCAGCTAGTACTAACGAAGCCATTCGATCGTTGCATCCATTTTCTTCATCGTCGTCTTCTTCCTCGATCGGTGTTGGTGTAGGAAATGGTGGACATCAAACAACACAACCAATCGTGAACAGTAGTCATTACGGCAAAAATCAGCTATGCCGCACGGAAGGGTGCAAGTTCTACGGTAGTATCAATACTAATTTTTACTGCTCCAAGTGCTGTCAAGAGTATAACATTTAA
- the LOC128297083 gene encoding uncharacterized protein LOC128297083 isoform X2, with protein MKAHSSASTSTPQLYGSASTSSMLPSATTRSMLTSGTFSKNQRQQQPLHTQHIHESQYSYVTNGSVIGSKNTTFGESNRISNSSSNNITTVQMQSLSAAKSHRNSQYSHFNNSGSSSTGVSMVGNVNPESCSSNSGMNYTSVLQTPIVHLKPMLKKADSIDIFDSKKLERGISRATENVTLVSRARQEFEMDFHAHIHEQNDKNLNFIDTPDYTFTLPDLTKYTDDFRKFLEKDLIENSTLNSLETTNRLNWWYESGACRKLWPLATTGDGNCLLHAASLAMWGFHDRRLTLRRTLHDILSKEEFREALYRRWRFQQTRVNKQAGFVFCETEWAKEWEEIVAIASPEPRRNSKSTGPSRRRSLLIEKNFDALTGGTSSTLASDREDENATYESLEEIHVLALAHILRRTIIVVSDVFLRDINGEAFSPIPFGGVYLPFEVPSNECHRAPLLLAYDMAHFSALVAMEASNDSPPALIPLVDETNQLLPIQFCIDPGKDFNWREYDGSDGNWILTDREHIALLKEYLDIVHATGIESPDDEIYYDDYSDDEYEKKLAEGEIVFASDENYNHNVGTTSMATVSTTASSTVTPIAGGTITSMTASNQSLPASGSGKDAGSKSKAAKQLQSVAKQFGSIGKSMSRKLRKNIGSITRIGSKNSHSGNSAGGANGKKSHYNDKSHYRNEYPRFRILCAQLKSRRHEYQEEMIRNYLECAQERYLEAEKMRDRKEIERLTKYVAEVGQFRDHELEYGGDGGVTELSEVDGGGPVHCINAGCLNYGTAATSYMCLECYAMQCKRESSNPKCDIDSTDYTLRYGTGKSKFYAEADMDAHDRIQKLPSARRLNDLDQTLYLSRSTFYNDTKPDDIPLPTASTYKQAGLEQSSNATGLIRQNSQPVQLQHHLHYHHQQQQHHQSHYHKGEEVNKPSHQHQHTASAACMEYPLSAKPPTGPSSSGTTTFSSSGIVATVYSPGGSGHSGSHSTNIPYTRAGALCVVNLPPVSSSADSTDTGVTGLFGSSHNGITGTAHGSSASTNEAIRSLHPFSSSSSSSSIGVGVGNGGHQTTQPIVNSSHYGKNQLCRTEGCKFYGSINTNFYCSKCCQEYNI; from the exons ATGAAAGCACACTCATCTGCATCCACATCAACGCCACAATTGTACGGATCAGCTTCCACTTCTTCAATGCTGCCGTCAGCAACAACGAGATCGATGCTAACATCGGGTACATTTAGTAAAAATCAACGCCAGCAACAACCGCTACACACGCAACATATTCATGAATCACAATATTCATACGTTACTAACGGAAGTGTGATCGGAAGCAAAAACACCACATTTGGTGAAAGCAACAGAATTAGcaatagcagcagcaataaCATTACGACCGTGCAAATGCAATCTCTATCTGCGGCGAAATCGCATCGTAATTCACAGTATAGCCATTTTAACAATTCCGGGTCTTCGTCCACCGGGGTTTCTATGGTGGGGAATGTGAATCCTGagagctgcagcagcaacagtggaaTGAACTACACGTCCGTTTTACAGACCCCGATTGTACATCTGAAGCCAATGCTCAAGAAAGCCGATTCGATTGATATTTTTGATA GCAAGAAATTGGAACGGGGAATTTCACGTGCTACCGAAAATGTAACATTGGTCTCGCGCGCCAGGCAAGAGTTTGAGATGGATTTTCACGCCCACATTCACGAGCAGAATGataaaaatttgaattttatcgATACACCGGATTATACGTTCACCCTGCCCGACCTTACAAAGTATACGGATGATTTTCG CAAATTTCTCGAAAAAGATCTTATTGAAAATTCAACTCTCAACTCATTGGAAACTACAAACCGACTGAACTGGTGGTATGAATCAGGAGCCTGCCGTAAACTTTGGCCGCTGGCGACTACAGGTGATGGCAACTGCCTGCTGCACGCGGCCTCATTGGCTATGTGGGGCTTTCACGATCGTCGTTTGACGTTGCGTCGTACGCTGCATGACATTTTATCGAAGGAAGAATTTCGCGAAGCACTATACCGACGGTGGCGATTCCAGCAAACGCGTGTCAATAAGCAGGCGGGATTTGTGTTCTGTGAAACCGAGTGGGCTAAAGAGTGGGAGGAAATTGTGGCCATTGCTTCCCCAGAACCTAGGCGCAATTCCAAGAGCACCGGTCCCTCCCGTCGACGATCACTGTTGATCGAAAAAAACTTCGACGCTCTAACTGGTGGAACAAGTTCAACGCTAGCCAGCGATCGAGAAGACGAAAATGCCACATATGAAAGTTTGGAAGAGATTCATGTACTAGCACTAGCGCATATACTTCGACGCACGATTATCGTGGTTTCCGATGTATTTCTTAGGGACATTAATGGGGAAGCATTTTCACCTATACCGTTTGGGGGTGTCTATTTGCCCTTCGAAGTACCATCCAATGAATGCCACCGAGCTCCATTGCTGCTCGCATACGATATGGCACATTTTTCGGCGTTAGTAGCAATGGAAGCAAGTAACGATAGTCCACCCGCGTTAATACCACTAGTGGATGAAACGAATCAACTGCTTCCGATTCAGTTTTGTATTGACCCTGGGAAGGATTTCAATTGGCGGGAATACGATGGAAGTGATGGAAACTGGATTCTTACTGATCGTGAGCATATAGCACTGTTGAAAGAATATCTGGACATTGTGCATGCCACCGGTATTGAAAGTCCTGACGATGAAATCTACTACGATGATTACTCTGATGACGagtatgaaaaaaaacttgCAGAAGGAGAAATAGTTTTTGCATCCGACGAGAATTACAATCATAACGTTGGTACAACATCGATGGCGACAGTAAGCACAACTGCATCCTCGACGGTGACACCAATTGCTGGAGGAACAATAACTTCCATGACTGCTTCGAACCAATCATTACCGGCTAGTGGCAGTGGGAAAGATGCTGGAAGTAAAagcaaagcagcaaaacaGCTCCAAAGTGTTGCAAAACAATTTGGCAGTATCGGTAAATCAATGAGTCGAAAGCTTCGTAAAAACATTGGTTCGATTACACGAATCGGTAGTAAGAATAGCCACAGCGGTAACAGCGCCGGAGGTGCCAATGGCAAAAAGTCTCATTATAATGATAAAAGTCATTATCGTAACGAATATCCGCGGTTTCGAATTTTGTGTGCACAACTAAAGTCTCGCCGCCATGAGTATCAGGAGGAGATGATAAGAAATTACCTTGAGTGTGCTCAAGAACGATATCTTGAAGCGGAAAAGATGCGCGATCGAAAAGAAATCGAGCGTCTTACGAAATACGTCGCCGAGGTAGGACAGTTTCGTGACCATGAGCTTGAATACGGCGGTGATGGAGGTGTCACTGAGCTGTCCGAAGTTGATGGAGGTGGGCCGGTTCATTGTATTAATGCTGGCTGTTTGAATTATGGTACCGCTGCGACCAGTTATATGTGCCTAGAATgctatgcaatgcaatgcaaaagagAGTCATCTAACCCGAAATGTGACATCGATTCGACGGATTACACCCTTCGCTATGGTACGGGTAAGTCCAAATTTTATGCTGAAGCTGACATGGATGCGCACGATAGAATACAAAAACTACCCTCTGCAAGGCGCTTGAATGATCTCGATCAAACGCTCTACTTGTCACGCTCCACGTTCTACAATGATACAAAACCGGACGATATCCCCTTACCTACAGCCTCTACTTACAAACAAGCTGGTTTGGAACAGTCATCTAATGCGACTGGGCTTATCCGACAAAATTCTCAGCCGGTACAGCTTCAGCATCACCTCcattaccaccaccagcaacaacaacaccatcaGTCCCATTATCATAAGGGAGAAGAAGTGAATAAACCGtcacatcagcatcagcacaCAGCTTCTGCTGCGTGCATGGAATATCCTCTCAGTGCCAAACCACCAACCGGTCCATCTTCATCTGGTACGACGACGTTCAGCTCTAGTGGCATTGTAGCCACTGTATATTCACCGGGAGGAAGTGGACATAGCGGTAGTCATAGTACGAACATACCTTACACACGTGCCGGAGCATTGTGTGTGGTAAATCTTCCCCCAGTGTCTAGCTCCGCTGATTCTACAGACACTGGAGTTACTGGGCTGTTTGGGAGCTCTCATAATGGTATAACAGGTACTGCACATGGGTCATCAGCTAGTACTAACGAAGCCATTCGATCGTTGCATCCATTTTCTTCATCGTCGTCTTCTTCCTCGATCGGTGTTGGTGTAGGAAATGGTGGACATCAAACAACACAACCAATCGTGAACAGTAGTCATTACGGCAAAAATCAGCTATGCCGCACGGAAGGGTGCAAGTTCTACGGTAGTATCAATACTAATTTTTACTGCTCCAAGTGCTGTCAAGAGTATAACATTTAA